In a genomic window of Quercus lobata isolate SW786 chromosome 4, ValleyOak3.0 Primary Assembly, whole genome shotgun sequence:
- the LOC115983465 gene encoding probable LRR receptor-like serine/threonine-protein kinase At3g47570: protein MGLSQWSSSPPSSSFFMHAFILLWWCGLLVTSVVGGNNETDRLALLEFKAKITDDPLQVLSSWNNSIHFCQWRGVTCGRRHQRVIKLELQSSKLVGSISPHVGNLSFLKNLTLSNNRFHDEIPSEIDRLLRLQDLRLPNNTISGKIPRNLSHCTNLKFISFSRNLLDGEIPTTLGTLSKLQHVSFEANNLTGSIPPSFGNLSSLEKFGAMYNNLGGSIPASFGQLMKLTVFSAGTNRLSGRIPPSIFNLSSLQGFDVGFNQIQGHLPSDIGITLPNIEHFNIYNNLFIGPIPISISNASNLELLDLSVNKLKGRVPSLEKLYILSFFSIYQNELGNGGANDLSFLCSLTNSTYLTDLEIGVNNFGGELPKCIANFSTTLIYLLLNNNKISGNIPTGIGNLTNLEELDMENNKLSGHIPFEIGKLHKLQYLDLSANNIFGNIPSSLGNLTILTTLHLHDNNLQGSIPSSLGKCENMIKLSLAKNNLNGTISYQVIGLSFSLIFLDLSANKFTGVLPTVFTDLKNLGHLDISENMLFGKIPTSLGSCVKLEYLAMRSNFFQGVIPSSLESLRGLQLLDLSKNNFSGNIPKFLESFIFLKLLNLSNNNFEGEVPTNGVFKNIRATVIKGNSKLCGGMPKFDLPICKYNKPKKRKLTLYLKLIIPIVSGLLGVTLVMLFLLLRTLKRKRREIILNNSGNLILNVSYQSLLKATDAFSTTNLIGVGSFGSVYKGILDHDRCKVAIKVLNLLQHGASKSFIAECEALRNIKHRNLVKVLTACSGVDYQGHDFKALVYEFMTNGNLDEWLHPISRINEVPEEQTNLNFLQRLNIAIDVANALEYLHHRCHSPIVHCDLKPSNVLLDDEMIAHVGDFGLARFLREATQECFTNQSSSIGLKGTVGYAPPEYGMGNEVSTFGDVYSYGILLLEMFTGKRPTDNIFKDDLNLHDFVRGALPERVINIVDPIILLEREDMETRTNDTHIQNQIGCPKILECLILIFGIGVSCSMESPRERMNISDVVAQLHLIRDKLLRTRRRRERLQLTGTEGQ, encoded by the exons ATGGGGCTTTCCCAGTGGAGTTCATCTCCACCgtcctcttcttttttcatgCATGCTTTTATCCTTCTCTGGTGGTGTGGCTTGTTAGTCACCTCTGTTGTTGGCGGGAATAATGAGACGGACCGGTTGGCGTTGCTTGAGTTCAAAGCCAAGATCACTGAtgatcctctccaggttttgAGCTCTTGGAATAATAGCATCCACTTTTGTCAATGGCGAGGGGTTACCTGTGGTCGTCGACATCAAAGGGTCATTAAGTTGGAGCTGCAATCTTCGAAACTGGTAGGCTCCATATCACCCCATGTTggtaatttaagttttttgaagAATCTAACACTCTCAAACAACCGCTTTCATGATGAAATTCCTTCAGAAATTGACCGTTTACTAAGATTGCAAGACCTACGTTTGCCCAATAACACAATTAGCGGCAAAATTCCAAGAAATTTATCCCATTGCACCAACCTCAAATTCATTAGTTTCAGTCGCAACCTTTTGGATGGGGAAATCCCTACAACTCTTGGCACTTTGTCAAAACTCCAACACGTTTCTTTTGAAGCTAATAATTTGACAGGAAGTATCCCACCTTCTTTCGGCAACTTATCCTCTCTAGAAAAGTTTGGAGCAATGTATAATAACTTGGGTGGGAGTATTCCTGCTTCTTTTGGCCAATTGATGAAACTTACAGTTTTTAGTGCCGGTACAAATAGGTTGTCTGGAAGAATTCCTCCTTCAATCTTCAATTTGTCTTCGTTGCAAGGGTTTGACGTAGGATTCAACCAAATCCAAGGGCATCTTCCATCGGACATAGGTATCACTCTACCTAATATCGAACATTTTAACATTTACAACAACCTATTTATTGGACCTATCCCTATTTCAATATCTAATGCCTCAAATCTAGAGCTACTTGACCTCTCCGTAAATAAACTAAAAGGAAGAGTTCCTTCTTTGGAGaagttatatattttatcattttttagcatttatcaAAACGAGCTTGGAAATGGAGGGGCAAATGACTTGAGTTTTCTCTGTTCTTTGACAAATTCTACATATCTAACCGATTTAGAGATAGGCGTCAATAACTTTGGGGGAGAGTTGCCCAAGTGCATTGCCAATTTCTCAACTACTCTCATCTATCTgcttctaaataataataaaatatctggAAACATTCCTACTGGAATAGGAAATTTGACCAATTTGGAGGAACTAGATATGGAGAATAATAAATTATCAGGTCATATTCCTTTTGAAATTGGAAAGCTTCATAAGTTACAATATTTggatttatctgcaaacaatatCTTTGGGAACATTCCATCTTCTCTTGGAAATTTAACTATTTTGACAACTTTGCATTTACACGATAATAATCTTCAAGGAAGCATACCCTCAAGTCTAGGCAAGTGTGAAAATATGATTAAATTGAGTCTTGCTAAAAACAATCTCAATGGTACCATATCATATCAAGTAATTGGTCTCTCATTCTCACTAATTTTTCTAGACTTGTCAGCCAACAAATTTACTGGTGTCCTTCCTACAGTTTTCAcagatttaaaaaatttaggacACTTGGATATTTCTGAAAACATGTTGTTTGGAAAAATTCCAACAAGTCTTGGTAGTTGTGTAAAACTAGAATATCTAGCCATGAGAAGCAACTTCTTTCAAGGGGTCATTCCTTCATCTTTGGAATCATTAAGGGGCcttcaacttttagatcttTCTAAAAACAATTTCTCTGGcaatattccaaaatttttggagagCTTTATCTTCTTGAAGTTATTGAATTTGTCTAATAACAATTTCGAAGGAGAGGTACCAACAAATGGAGTTTTCAAGAACATAAGGGCAACTGTGATTAAGGGAAACAGTAAGTTATGTGGAGGCATGCCAAAGTTTGATCTTCCAATATGTAAATACAATAAACCCAAGAAAAGGAAGTTGACTCTTTACTTGAAGCTAATAATCCCTATAGTTTCTGGCCTTCTTGGAGTAACTTTGGTAATGTTATTTTTACTTCTTCGCactttaaaaaggaaaaggagagaaattattttaaataattcagGAAATTTAATATTGAATGTATCTTACCAAAGTCTCCTAAAAGCTACAGATGCATTCTCTACCACTAATTTAATTGGTGTGGGTAGCTTTGGATCTGTATATAAAGGAATTCTTGATCATGATAGATGTAAAGTTGCTATCAAGGTGCTCAACCTTTTGCAGCATGGAGCTTCAAAAAGTTTTATTGCTGAATGTGAGGCTTTGCGAAATATCAAACATCGGAATTTGGTAAAGGTACTCACGGCATGTTCAGGTGTTGACTATCAAGGCCATGATTTCAAAGCATTGGTATACGAGTTCATGACTAATGGTAACCTAGATGAGTGGTTGCATCCGATTTCAAGAATAAATGAGGTTCCTGAAGAACAAAccaatttgaattttcttcaaaGACTGAATATTGCTATTGATGTTGCAAATGCATTGGAATATCTTCATCATCGTTGCCATTCACCAATTGTTCATTGTGACCTTAAGCCTAGCAATGTTCTTCTTGATGATGAAATGATTGCACATGTTGGTGATTTTGGCTTAGCAAGGTTCCTTCGTGAGGCCACCCAAGAGTGTTTCACTAATCAATCAAGCTCTATCGGATTAAAAGGAACAGTTGGTTATGCTCCTCCAG AATATGGTATGGGAAATGAGGTGTCAACTTTTGGTGATGTCTACAGTTATGGTATATTATTATTGGAGATGTTCACAGGAAAAAGGCCCActgataatatttttaaagacGACTTGAACCTTCATGATTTCGTTAGAGGAGCTTTGCCTGAACGAGTGATTAACATTGTGGATCCTATTATTCTTTTGGAAAGAGAAGATATGGAAACAAGGACAAATGACACTcacattcaaaatcaaataggATGTCCCAAAATTCTAGAgtgcttgattttgatatttggaATTGGAGTTTCTTGTTCTATGGAATCTCCAAGAGAAAGGATGAACATTAGTGATGTTGTAGCTCAGTTGCATTTGATTAGAGACAAGCTCCTCAGAACAAGAAGACGTCGAGAAAGACTTCAACTTACAG GTACAGAGGGCCAGTGA